One Nocardia iowensis DNA window includes the following coding sequences:
- a CDS encoding SDR family oxidoreductase, with product MILGLGWPTADFDVRGRVVVISGAGQGIGLELARIVYRRGARVAMLDLDEERTRVAAGELGERAMGVRADVADRAGMVAALEVVRERFGRVDVVVANAGVTPAPATIRTMDPADFDRVLAINLTGAFNTVHPALDDIVASRGHVVVVSSCAAFAPGMGGSPYMVSKAGVEQFGRALRVELAAAGASAGVAYFGIVDTAMTQHTLDEDELGREVGRLLPWPLNRRISAVEAATTIADGIAHRAPRTIAPGVWEPYALLRGAVNVLLDRYLSLDAHTHELIRRLERRAVPNSSTVP from the coding sequence GTGATACTGGGCTTGGGTTGGCCGACGGCAGATTTCGATGTGCGGGGTCGGGTGGTGGTGATCAGTGGTGCGGGGCAGGGGATCGGGTTGGAGTTGGCGCGGATTGTGTATCGCCGCGGTGCTCGGGTGGCGATGCTCGATCTCGATGAGGAGCGAACCCGGGTCGCCGCAGGCGAATTGGGGGAGCGGGCAATGGGGGTCCGTGCCGATGTCGCCGATCGTGCCGGGATGGTCGCCGCCCTCGAAGTGGTTCGCGAGCGATTCGGCAGGGTGGACGTCGTGGTCGCGAATGCCGGAGTTACGCCTGCACCGGCGACGATTCGCACGATGGACCCGGCCGATTTCGATCGTGTCCTCGCGATCAATCTGACCGGGGCGTTCAATACGGTGCACCCGGCATTGGACGACATCGTTGCCAGCCGCGGGCATGTCGTTGTCGTATCCTCGTGCGCGGCATTCGCACCCGGCATGGGTGGCTCGCCGTACATGGTCAGTAAAGCGGGTGTGGAACAGTTCGGTCGCGCGTTGCGTGTCGAACTCGCCGCGGCCGGGGCCAGCGCGGGGGTCGCCTACTTCGGCATCGTGGACACCGCGATGACCCAGCACACCCTCGACGAGGACGAGCTCGGTCGCGAGGTCGGGCGACTGCTGCCGTGGCCGTTGAACCGCCGGATCAGCGCCGTCGAGGCCGCCACCACCATTGCCGACGGCATCGCCCATCGTGCCCCACGCACCATCGCCCCGGGTGTGTGGGAGCCGTACGCGCTACTGCGTGGCGCCGTCAATGTGCTGCTCGACCGGTACCTCAGCCTCGACGCGCACACGCACGAACTGATCCGTCGACTGGAACGACGCGCGGTGCCGAACTCCTCGACAGTGCCGTGA
- a CDS encoding ATP-binding cassette domain-containing protein, which yields MDNVIVCDQVVKQYGTTAALNGFDLVVPAGMVYGLLGPNGAGKTTAVRILTTLARPDAGRVEVAGIDVVTHAAQVRHRIGLVGQHVAVDDVLSGRQNLEMFGRLYHLGAVRARRRADELLEWFGLSDTGDKPIKNYSGGMRRRLDLAASFLVAPPVLFLDEPTTGLDPHNRNQVWQAVRNLVDAGTTVLLTTQYLEEADQLAARISVMNHGRVIATGSPEQLKSRMGGDRIDIVTHDVADLPATADVVRPHLRTEPVIDVDTRRISAPVDDPVVALADIAGALRRSEIPIEDIALRRPTLDEVFLRLTSGPAEHITEKDYA from the coding sequence ATGGACAACGTGATCGTCTGCGATCAGGTCGTGAAGCAGTACGGCACCACCGCGGCCCTGAACGGATTCGACCTGGTTGTGCCCGCGGGCATGGTGTACGGGCTGCTCGGCCCGAACGGCGCTGGTAAGACGACTGCGGTCCGGATCTTGACCACACTGGCGCGGCCGGATGCCGGTCGTGTCGAGGTGGCCGGGATCGACGTGGTGACGCACGCGGCGCAGGTGCGGCATCGGATCGGGCTGGTCGGTCAGCATGTCGCGGTGGACGACGTGCTGTCGGGGCGGCAAAACCTCGAAATGTTCGGGCGGCTCTACCATCTCGGTGCGGTGCGGGCCCGGCGGCGGGCCGATGAACTACTGGAATGGTTCGGGTTATCCGACACTGGCGACAAGCCGATCAAGAATTACTCCGGCGGAATGCGGCGGCGGCTGGATCTGGCCGCCAGCTTTCTGGTCGCCCCGCCGGTGCTGTTTCTGGACGAGCCGACCACCGGCCTGGATCCACACAACCGCAACCAAGTCTGGCAAGCGGTTCGCAATCTGGTCGACGCGGGCACGACCGTGCTGCTCACCACCCAGTACCTCGAAGAAGCCGACCAACTCGCGGCCAGGATCTCGGTGATGAACCACGGCCGCGTAATCGCCACCGGCAGCCCCGAACAGTTGAAATCCCGAATGGGCGGGGACCGCATCGACATAGTCACGCACGACGTTGCGGACCTGCCCGCCACCGCGGACGTCGTACGCCCTCACTTGCGGACAGAACCGGTCATCGACGTCGACACGCGCCGAATCAGCGCCCCGGTCGACGACCCGGTCGTCGCACTCGCCGACATCGCAGGCGCGCTACGCCGATCCGAGATCCCGATCGAGGACATCGCCCTGCGTCGCCCCACCCTCGACGAGGTGTTCTTGCGACTGACCAGCGGCCCGGCCGAGCACATCACCGAAAAGGATTACGCATGA
- a CDS encoding ROK family protein produces the protein MTHRIAGARPLTVGIDVGGTNIRASVIDTSGEVLDTVQAPTPHSAKALEDALDRSVRELCRRHPIGAVGLAVAGFINGDRSTVRFAPHLPWQDTPVAQRLTERLELPVILEHDANAAMWAEYRFGAAAGGHNVVLVAIGTGIGAALLIDGQLYRGTHGVAPELGHLQVVPGGRACPCGKRGCWERYCSGTALADTAIEMLATDPVRSVLARDVFRDPGSLTGRRVAGAAQDGDPLAVRVMADFARWLGLGLAFVSDIFDPDLVVIAGGVSSSAPLFLDEAREEYARSVTGAGHRPLARIRTTQLGEAAGMIGAADLARAALIESERKSSRIARTR, from the coding sequence ATGACGCACCGCATAGCAGGTGCGCGGCCGCTGACTGTCGGAATCGACGTCGGCGGCACCAACATTCGCGCATCCGTGATCGACACCAGCGGCGAGGTACTCGATACCGTCCAGGCGCCGACCCCGCATTCCGCCAAGGCGCTCGAGGACGCCCTCGACCGCTCCGTTCGCGAATTGTGCCGCAGGCACCCGATCGGCGCGGTGGGCTTGGCCGTTGCCGGTTTCATCAACGGCGACCGCTCCACCGTCCGGTTCGCGCCCCATCTGCCCTGGCAGGACACCCCCGTCGCGCAGCGGCTCACCGAACGACTCGAGCTGCCGGTCATCCTCGAGCACGACGCCAACGCCGCGATGTGGGCCGAATACCGGTTCGGCGCGGCCGCGGGTGGGCACAACGTGGTGCTGGTCGCGATCGGCACCGGCATCGGTGCCGCGCTGCTCATCGACGGCCAGCTGTACCGCGGAACCCACGGTGTCGCACCGGAACTCGGCCACCTGCAGGTCGTTCCTGGGGGCCGCGCCTGCCCGTGCGGCAAGCGCGGTTGCTGGGAAAGGTACTGCAGCGGAACAGCACTCGCCGACACCGCGATCGAAATGCTGGCCACCGACCCGGTCCGCTCGGTACTCGCCAGAGACGTCTTCCGCGATCCCGGCTCGCTCACCGGCCGCCGCGTCGCGGGCGCGGCGCAGGACGGCGACCCACTCGCCGTCCGCGTCATGGCCGACTTCGCCCGCTGGCTCGGCCTCGGCCTCGCCTTCGTCAGCGATATCTTCGACCCCGACCTGGTCGTCATCGCGGGCGGCGTCAGCAGCTCCGCTCCCCTGTTCCTGGACGAGGCCCGCGAAGAATACGCCCGCTCGGTAACCGGCGCGGGTCACCGCCCGCTGGCTCGCATCCGCACCACCCAACTGGGCGAAGCCGCAGGCATGATCGGCGCCGCCGACCTGGCCAGGGCCGCCCTCATCGAATCCGAACGCAAGTCCTCCCGAATAGCCCGCACCCGCTGA
- a CDS encoding TetR/AcrR family transcriptional regulator → MSSSATNTWRGSTMAARSAERRDQLVRAGFELLGADGAAATTMRAVCRGAGLSLRYFYESFPDREALLVEVYDQVAHGLLAAVSTRLATAPDDETARIHVAFDAAAQYFEDDPRRSRIMFRETLADDTLRTHGSAALPDFVQLVAAQLSPHRAADRTPDHLTMPISALSGALVSLFLDWLAGRIPATRPELVTYATHLTTTILTTP, encoded by the coding sequence GTGAGTTCGTCAGCCACCAACACCTGGCGCGGCAGCACCATGGCCGCACGTTCCGCCGAGCGGCGGGACCAATTGGTGCGCGCCGGATTCGAACTGCTCGGTGCGGACGGCGCGGCGGCCACCACCATGCGCGCCGTCTGCCGTGGGGCGGGTCTGAGCCTGCGCTACTTCTACGAGAGCTTCCCCGATCGCGAAGCGCTGCTCGTCGAGGTCTACGACCAGGTCGCGCACGGTCTGCTGGCGGCGGTCAGCACGCGTTTGGCCACCGCACCCGACGACGAAACCGCCCGCATCCATGTGGCTTTCGACGCCGCCGCCCAGTATTTCGAAGACGACCCACGCCGCAGCCGAATCATGTTCCGCGAAACCCTCGCCGATGACACCCTGCGCACCCACGGCTCCGCCGCCCTCCCCGACTTCGTCCAACTCGTCGCCGCCCAACTCTCCCCCCACCGAGCCGCCGACCGCACCCCCGACCACCTCACCATGCCGATCAGCGCCCTCTCCGGCGCCCTCGTCTCCCTCTTCCTCGACTGGCTCGCCGGCCGAATCCCCGCCACCCGCCCCGAACTCGTCACCTACGCCACCCACCTCACCACCACCATCCTCACCACCCCATAA
- a CDS encoding ArsA family ATPase: MTTHTTRVELFIGKGGVGKTTLACATAMSYARAGRRVLVASLDQAHSLGDALGFRFPHDPGTVTGVATVLPGLDVIEVDSLALLEDRFREVVRVLSPGTGHDHGIDIAALDPAELTGLPGVQELLMLVEITQFANEDDWDVIVVDCPPSADMLRIITAPDTLLGYLERIWPPHARAMSTVGTDLRRAVLAATVERIVKAVTEVRDLLADHQRTGARLITVAERVTLAESERVRSAAVLLGLRLDAVVVNKVLPPTAPPDSTAPIDAAHPAVHWYLNRRAEQLAAIAELERSMPGIPVLIAQHTGPEPIGLTSLAALSYAVDTDRNSDDTALMLSDSPVEVDASSGEPVVRCESGTGLRAIYTLRMHLPVVDAATLRLGRVEDDLIVGADGVRRRVRLAPVLRRCTVDGAELDGGHLVVRFRPDPEVWPDER, translated from the coding sequence CTGACGACGCACACGACCCGTGTCGAACTGTTCATCGGCAAAGGCGGGGTAGGCAAGACGACGCTGGCGTGTGCCACCGCCATGTCCTATGCCAGGGCAGGACGCCGGGTGCTGGTGGCCTCGCTGGATCAGGCGCATTCGCTGGGTGACGCGCTCGGCTTTCGTTTCCCGCACGATCCGGGCACCGTCACCGGGGTCGCCACCGTGCTGCCCGGCCTCGACGTGATCGAGGTGGATTCCCTTGCGCTGCTGGAGGATCGGTTCCGCGAGGTGGTCCGCGTGCTGTCGCCGGGGACCGGCCACGACCACGGTATCGATATCGCCGCACTCGACCCGGCCGAACTGACCGGGCTGCCCGGCGTGCAGGAACTGCTGATGCTGGTGGAGATCACCCAGTTCGCGAACGAGGACGACTGGGATGTGATCGTCGTCGACTGCCCGCCGTCGGCCGACATGCTGCGCATCATCACCGCACCGGACACCCTGCTCGGTTACCTCGAACGGATCTGGCCGCCGCACGCGCGAGCGATGAGCACGGTGGGCACCGATCTGCGGCGCGCGGTGCTCGCCGCGACGGTGGAGCGGATCGTCAAGGCGGTCACCGAGGTCCGTGATCTGCTGGCCGACCATCAGCGCACCGGCGCCCGGCTGATCACCGTCGCCGAGCGGGTGACGCTCGCCGAATCCGAGCGGGTCCGCTCGGCCGCCGTGCTGCTCGGGCTGCGGTTGGACGCGGTGGTGGTCAATAAGGTGCTGCCGCCCACTGCGCCACCCGATTCCACGGCCCCGATCGACGCAGCGCATCCGGCGGTGCACTGGTATCTCAACCGCCGCGCCGAACAGCTCGCCGCGATCGCCGAATTAGAACGCTCGATGCCGGGTATTCCCGTGCTGATCGCGCAGCACACCGGACCGGAACCGATCGGACTGACCTCGCTCGCGGCGCTGTCGTACGCGGTGGACACGGACAGGAACAGTGACGACACAGCCCTTATGCTGAGCGACAGTCCGGTGGAGGTTGACGCGAGTTCCGGCGAACCGGTGGTTCGATGTGAATCGGGCACCGGTCTGCGCGCGATCTACACACTGCGGATGCATCTGCCCGTTGTCGATGCGGCGACGCTGCGACTTGGCCGAGTGGAGGACGATTTGATCGTGGGAGCGGACGGTGTCCGGCGGCGAGTACGTCTCGCGCCGGTGTTGCGGCGATGCACGGTCGACGGCGCCGAACTCGACGGAGGACACCTCGTGGTGCGGTTCCGCCCCGACCCGGAGGTATGGCCCGATGAGCGGTGA
- a CDS encoding alkaline phosphatase D family protein, with the protein MTGSTFGLSRRTLLRTSALGLVAAPALAACSSNDGPGLIRQRPLLTHGVAVGDPRSDGALIWARADRPAKLIVETAPTESFANAKRFTGPLLTPATDGTGRVRVNGLPAGEQVHYRVTLEGEDGAISEPITGVFRTVPTGASDIKLHWSGDVVGQGYGINPDLGGMRIFATMAARDPHLFIHSGDAIYADNPVKESVTLPDGRIWRNSVTEAKSAPAQTLQQFRGNYAYNLTDQNYLRFNSSVAQLVQWDDHETVNNWYPGGLVPESKGYTERSMDTLATRAWQAFHEWMPVEPKEAVDGRLYRKISYGPLLDIFVLDMRTYKDANDSNNGPTGSIFGPAQTNWLIEGLRDSTATWKIVANDLPLGVVVKDGEQQNTVAFEGPANGNPGAPSGRETEIAQVLSAIKANKVTDVVWLTADVHYTAAHHYSPERAAFTDFDEFWEFVSGPLNAGAFGPNPLDATFGPEAMFVHAPPVQNSSPLDAFQHFGEVLIDGKSRELTVNLCDASGSVLFSKQLAPAAG; encoded by the coding sequence ATGACTGGTTCGACCTTCGGCCTCTCCCGGCGCACCTTGCTGCGCACCTCCGCGCTCGGGCTGGTGGCCGCCCCCGCGCTGGCCGCGTGCTCGTCGAACGATGGGCCCGGTCTCATCCGCCAGCGCCCACTGCTGACGCACGGCGTCGCGGTGGGCGATCCGCGCAGTGACGGCGCGCTGATCTGGGCGCGCGCCGACCGGCCTGCGAAGCTGATCGTGGAGACCGCACCCACCGAATCCTTCGCCAACGCCAAGCGATTCACCGGACCGTTGCTGACCCCGGCAACCGACGGCACCGGCCGGGTGCGCGTCAACGGCCTGCCCGCGGGCGAGCAAGTGCACTACCGGGTGACGCTGGAGGGTGAGGACGGCGCCATCTCCGAACCGATCACCGGCGTGTTCCGCACCGTGCCCACCGGCGCGTCCGACATCAAGCTGCACTGGTCCGGCGATGTCGTCGGCCAAGGTTACGGCATCAATCCCGACCTGGGCGGCATGCGGATCTTCGCCACCATGGCCGCCCGCGACCCGCACCTGTTCATCCACTCAGGTGACGCCATCTACGCCGACAACCCGGTCAAGGAATCGGTGACGCTGCCCGACGGGCGAATCTGGCGCAACTCGGTGACCGAGGCGAAAAGCGCGCCAGCGCAGACTCTCCAGCAGTTCCGCGGCAACTACGCCTACAACCTGACCGACCAGAACTACCTCCGCTTCAACTCCTCGGTCGCCCAACTGGTGCAGTGGGACGACCACGAGACGGTCAACAACTGGTACCCCGGCGGCCTGGTCCCCGAGTCCAAGGGCTACACCGAGCGCAGCATGGACACCCTGGCCACCCGCGCCTGGCAGGCGTTCCACGAGTGGATGCCGGTGGAGCCAAAGGAAGCGGTGGACGGCCGCCTCTATCGCAAGATCTCCTACGGCCCGCTGCTGGACATCTTCGTGCTGGACATGCGGACCTACAAGGACGCCAACGACAGCAACAACGGCCCCACCGGCAGCATCTTCGGTCCGGCACAGACCAACTGGCTGATCGAGGGCCTGCGCGATTCGACGGCCACCTGGAAGATCGTCGCCAACGACTTGCCGCTCGGTGTGGTCGTCAAGGACGGTGAACAGCAGAACACCGTCGCGTTCGAGGGCCCGGCCAATGGCAACCCCGGCGCCCCCTCCGGCCGGGAAACCGAGATCGCCCAGGTACTCTCGGCGATCAAGGCGAACAAGGTCACCGACGTGGTGTGGCTCACCGCCGACGTGCACTACACGGCGGCGCACCACTACTCGCCCGAGCGTGCGGCGTTCACCGACTTCGACGAGTTCTGGGAGTTCGTCTCCGGACCGCTCAACGCGGGCGCGTTCGGCCCCAACCCGCTGGACGCGACGTTCGGGCCGGAGGCGATGTTCGTGCACGCGCCACCCGTGCAGAACAGTTCGCCGCTGGACGCCTTCCAGCATTTCGGCGAGGTGCTGATCGACGGCAAGTCAAGGGAACTGACGGTCAACTTGTGCGATGCGAGCGGATCCGTGCTGTTCAGCAAGCAGCTCGCACCGGCAGCCGGATAG
- a CDS encoding flavin-containing monooxygenase, which produces MASSEEHVSVVVVGAGFAGIGLGVRLRQAGFEDFVILERAAELGGTWRANTYPGCACDVPSMLYSYSFAPNPEWSRRYSTQPEILDYLRGVAAKFDVPQHIRYDTELREASWDDARGYWWVSTSQGSMTADVLVSAIGPFSEAQIPELPGVESFTGNQFHSLHWDHDHDLTGERVAVIGTGASAVQFIPEIQPVVRQLTVFQRSAPWIVPRMDWATTDLERSLLRRMPLLGKAVRGAYFAAIEGFGLVGFVDKRFRHPYEALGRLQLRRQVRDPRLRERLTPDYMIGCKRAIFSDAYYPALTQPNVEVVTARIAAVGPRSIRTDDGVEHEVDTIIWGTGFGVPPQVFDRVRGSAGRSMGELYRDRPQSYLGTTVAGFPNFFTTLGPFGAAGNQSAIYMIEAQVRYIVDALKTMRDNGLRRIEVRPEAQRAFLREMAVRSRDTVWVTGNCRSYYQTADGTGNAGLYPNWSFEYARRTSRFDEDAYLTSAVRGYRNAVLDSEVIQ; this is translated from the coding sequence GTGGCTAGTAGTGAAGAGCACGTGTCTGTCGTGGTTGTCGGTGCCGGGTTCGCGGGGATCGGGCTGGGGGTTCGGTTGCGGCAGGCCGGGTTCGAGGATTTCGTGATCCTCGAGCGGGCTGCCGAACTCGGTGGGACCTGGCGGGCGAATACCTATCCGGGCTGTGCCTGTGATGTGCCGTCGATGTTGTATTCGTATTCGTTCGCGCCGAATCCGGAATGGTCGCGCAGATATAGCACACAGCCGGAAATTCTCGACTATCTGCGTGGTGTGGCGGCGAAATTCGATGTGCCGCAGCATATTCGCTACGACACCGAGCTGCGCGAGGCGAGTTGGGATGACGCGCGAGGGTATTGGTGGGTCAGTACGTCGCAGGGGTCGATGACGGCTGATGTCCTGGTATCGGCGATCGGGCCGTTCAGTGAGGCGCAGATTCCGGAGCTGCCGGGGGTCGAGAGCTTCACCGGCAACCAATTCCATTCGCTGCATTGGGATCACGATCACGACCTGACCGGCGAACGGGTGGCCGTCATCGGCACCGGGGCGTCCGCGGTGCAGTTCATCCCCGAGATCCAGCCGGTGGTGCGGCAGTTGACGGTATTCCAGCGGTCCGCGCCGTGGATCGTGCCGAGGATGGACTGGGCCACCACCGATCTCGAGCGGTCCCTGCTCCGCCGGATGCCCTTGCTGGGTAAGGCCGTTCGGGGCGCCTACTTCGCCGCCATCGAGGGCTTCGGGCTGGTCGGCTTCGTGGACAAGCGATTCCGTCACCCCTACGAGGCGCTGGGGCGGCTTCAACTGCGCAGGCAAGTGCGGGATCCTCGGCTGCGCGAACGACTGACGCCCGATTACATGATCGGATGTAAGCGCGCCATCTTCTCCGACGCCTACTATCCGGCGCTCACCCAGCCGAACGTCGAGGTGGTCACCGCACGGATCGCAGCTGTCGGGCCACGGTCCATTCGCACCGACGACGGTGTGGAACATGAGGTGGACACGATCATCTGGGGTACCGGCTTCGGTGTGCCGCCACAGGTGTTCGATCGCGTCCGCGGCAGTGCCGGCCGCAGCATGGGCGAGCTGTATCGCGACCGGCCGCAAAGCTATCTGGGTACCACGGTCGCCGGTTTCCCGAACTTCTTCACCACACTCGGCCCCTTCGGCGCCGCCGGGAACCAGTCCGCTATCTACATGATCGAAGCCCAGGTCCGCTACATCGTGGACGCACTGAAAACCATGCGGGACAATGGACTCCGGCGAATCGAGGTGCGCCCGGAAGCACAGCGCGCATTCCTCCGAGAAATGGCAGTCCGCAGCCGGGACACCGTCTGGGTAACCGGCAACTGCCGCAGCTACTACCAAACCGCCGACGGCACCGGCAACGCCGGTCTGTACCCGAACTGGAGTTTCGAATACGCGCGTCGCACAAGCCGATTCGACGAGGATGCTTACCTGACCAGCGCGGTGCGGGGGTATCGGAATGCCGTTCTCGACAGCGAGGTGATCCAGTGA
- a CDS encoding lysophospholipid acyltransferase family protein, protein MFYWLLKYVLLGPFMHLYNRPTVEGVENIPADGPAIMAGNHLSFADWLFAPLMSPRRINYLAKAEYFNTPGIKGAFQKWFFTTSGQFPIDRTGADAAEDALNAARKLLDQGRLVGLYPEGTRSPDGRLYKGKTGLARLALETGVPVIPVAVIGTDAVSPPGPFRWRRRKVTVKFGTPIDFSRYEGMGGNRFVERAVTDEVMYELMQLSGQEYVDVYAATLKKNTPTGTPREPEATRIPHTAAS, encoded by the coding sequence ATGTTCTACTGGCTGCTGAAGTACGTGCTGCTGGGACCGTTCATGCATCTCTACAACAGGCCGACGGTCGAGGGTGTAGAGAACATTCCGGCGGACGGTCCGGCGATCATGGCGGGTAACCACCTCTCCTTCGCGGACTGGCTGTTCGCGCCGTTGATGAGCCCGCGGCGGATCAACTATCTGGCCAAGGCCGAATACTTCAATACCCCCGGCATCAAGGGCGCGTTCCAGAAGTGGTTCTTCACCACCTCCGGCCAGTTCCCGATCGACCGCACCGGGGCCGACGCCGCCGAGGACGCCCTCAACGCCGCCCGCAAGCTGCTCGACCAGGGTCGCCTCGTCGGCCTGTACCCCGAGGGCACCCGCTCCCCCGACGGTCGCCTGTACAAGGGCAAGACCGGCCTCGCCCGCCTCGCCCTGGAAACCGGTGTCCCGGTCATCCCGGTCGCCGTCATCGGCACCGACGCCGTCAGCCCGCCCGGCCCCTTCCGCTGGCGCCGCCGCAAGGTCACCGTCAAGTTCGGCACCCCCATCGACTTCTCCCGCTACGAAGGCATGGGCGGCAACCGCTTCGTCGAACGCGCCGTCACCGACGAGGTCATGTACGAACTCATGCAACTCAGCGGCCAGGAATATGTAGACGTCTACGCCGCCACCCTCAAAAAGAACACCCCCACCGGCACCCCCCGCGAACCCGAAGCCACCCGCATCCCCCACACCGCCGCCAGCTGA
- a CDS encoding MarR family winged helix-turn-helix transcriptional regulator, which produces MSTETGPSLDESVRAMVLLMPRLVARAKRLPVPEALRSLELAPRHLSLLTYVLFDGPLTVNELAKRLEVAPTTVSLMVGDLSRHGVVSRRTDENDRRRTLVTIADAHRAAVTAWLGGADRGWRAALGPLTAEQRALVIATLRAYEEAVSSS; this is translated from the coding sequence ATGTCAACGGAGACCGGCCCATCCCTGGACGAGAGCGTCCGAGCCATGGTGCTGCTCATGCCACGGTTGGTCGCCCGCGCGAAGCGGCTGCCGGTTCCCGAAGCTTTGCGATCGCTCGAGTTGGCGCCTCGCCACCTGTCGCTGTTGACCTACGTGCTGTTCGACGGGCCACTGACAGTGAACGAGCTGGCGAAGCGACTGGAGGTAGCGCCAACGACCGTGAGCTTGATGGTCGGCGACCTCAGTCGCCACGGCGTAGTGAGCCGCAGGACCGACGAAAACGACCGGCGGCGAACCCTTGTCACCATCGCCGACGCACATCGAGCGGCGGTAACGGCCTGGCTCGGCGGTGCGGACCGTGGCTGGCGCGCCGCCCTTGGCCCGTTGACGGCCGAGCAGCGCGCCCTCGTGATTGCCACACTTCGCGCCTATGAGGAAGCCGTCTCGTCCAGCTGA
- a CDS encoding FAD-binding oxidoreductase — protein MSTPQFVSAEEYLPRDTADVVRTVRDSRGRAERLTVRGGEQLDDGLTLPAQPTVVSLRRMNQVLDINLGRRTVRVQAGAKLSDIDRRLGAHGLGLPIVGDHRDITAGGFASVGGVSAASHKYGMFIDQVVDLEYVDNDGRIGTCGRTHHTERFHRILGAGGRAGIITALTLDVIDIDKDRTWLTTNADRFLDFDSFVEHAYAEITRPGNAALQVGRWVDTAPLKVARPGGVGHVQLGTVRFGQWSTLTPTAPTRSLRARREVGSRARKSLGVIASAAGGPAGMPLRNAAAGAVLFAPKVQTLRDAEYLADTALSSSERGPAYRVGIFAPLSSYTSVFYRLHDLFAGHRERTGCFTVISAMTYGVRSRYLRSESAARGLSPEDHGLITFTSRLRPAALPSELLRDIVSGIDEICRSENALRYESEE, from the coding sequence ATGAGCACGCCGCAGTTTGTCTCCGCCGAGGAATACCTACCCCGTGACACGGCGGATGTCGTTCGCACGGTTCGGGATTCACGTGGCCGCGCGGAACGGCTGACGGTACGCGGCGGCGAGCAACTGGACGATGGTCTGACACTGCCCGCGCAGCCGACCGTGGTGTCGCTGCGGCGGATGAATCAGGTGCTCGACATCAATCTGGGGCGGCGGACGGTGCGGGTGCAGGCCGGCGCCAAGCTGTCCGACATCGACCGGCGGCTCGGCGCGCACGGACTCGGCCTGCCGATCGTCGGCGACCATCGCGACATCACCGCGGGCGGATTCGCGTCCGTCGGCGGGGTGAGCGCCGCCTCGCACAAGTATGGCATGTTCATCGACCAGGTCGTCGATCTGGAGTACGTCGACAACGATGGGCGCATCGGCACCTGCGGGCGCACCCATCATACCGAGCGCTTCCACCGCATTCTCGGCGCGGGCGGGCGCGCGGGCATCATCACCGCGCTCACCCTCGACGTGATCGACATCGACAAGGACCGCACCTGGCTGACCACCAACGCCGACCGGTTCCTCGACTTCGACTCCTTCGTCGAACACGCCTACGCGGAGATCACCCGCCCCGGCAACGCCGCACTGCAGGTGGGTCGCTGGGTCGACACCGCGCCGCTGAAGGTCGCGCGGCCGGGCGGCGTGGGACATGTGCAACTCGGCACGGTGCGGTTCGGCCAGTGGTCCACCTTGACCCCCACCGCGCCGACCCGCTCGCTGCGCGCGCGGCGCGAGGTGGGTTCGCGGGCGAGGAAGTCGCTGGGCGTCATCGCTTCCGCCGCGGGCGGCCCCGCCGGTATGCCGCTGCGCAACGCCGCGGCGGGCGCGGTGCTCTTCGCGCCGAAGGTGCAAACCTTGCGCGACGCGGAATACCTCGCCGACACCGCCCTCAGCTCATCCGAGCGCGGCCCCGCCTACCGGGTCGGCATTTTCGCGCCGCTGTCGAGCTACACCTCGGTCTTCTACCGCCTGCACGACCTGTTCGCCGGACACCGCGAACGCACCGGCTGCTTCACCGTCATCTCCGCAATGACCTACGGCGTGCGCTCCCGCTACCTGCGCTCGGAATCCGCCGCCCGCGGCCTCTCCCCCGAAGACCACGGCCTGATCACCTTCACCAGCCGCCTCCGCCCCGCCGCCCTACCGTCAGAGTTGTTGCGCGACATCGTTTCTGGTATCGACGAGATCTGCCGCTCGGAGAATGCGCTGCGCTACGAGTCGGAGGAGTAG